The genomic segment ATCTACCAACAGTAGTTTACAATGTAAACCACGACATCTTAAAGGCAGAAGATACAGTTATTTCAGGTGCTTCATGTACTACTAACTGTTTAGCTCCAATGGCTAAAGTATTAAGTGATGATTTTGGATTAACAAAAGGTTTCATGACTACAATCCACTCATACACTAACGATCAAAATACTTTAGATGCTCCACACAGAAAAGGTGATTTAAGAAGAGCTAGAGCTGCTGCAGCTTCTATCATTCCTAACTCAACTGGTGCTGCTAAAGCAATCGGATTAGTTATTCCAGAATTAGCTGGAAAATTAGATGGTGGTGCTCAAAGAGTTCCAACAATCACTGGTTCATTAACTGAATTAGTTTGTACTTTATCTAAGAAAGTTACTGTAGATGAAGTTAACGCTGCTATGAAAGCTGCTGCAACTGAATCTTTCGGATACACTGAAGATGAAATAGTTTCTTGCGATATAATCGGAAGCAGCTTCGGTTCATTATTCGATGGTACTCAAACTAAGGTTATGGAAGTTAATGGAGAACAATTAGTTAAAGTAGCTGCTTGGTACGATAACGAAATGTCATACACTAACCAATTAATCAGAACTTTAGGATACTTCGCTAACTTAAAGTAATTTGAATTATATCTTAGAACATAAAGAGCGCAAATTTATGTTAAAGTAAATAAGTCTGGTTTTGTAGTATAAGGCTATAAAGCCAGACTATTTTAAAATGAAGGAATAATCAATAAAATAAATATCAGAGGTGAAAATAAATGAATTTCAATAAAAAAACAATTGAAGATATTGAAGTGAGTGGAAAAAAGGTACTAGTAAGATGTGACTTTAACGTACCACTTAAAGATGGAGTTATAACTGATGAAAACAGATTAGTAGGAGCTCTTCCAACTATTAAATATTTAGTAGAAAAAGGTGCAAAGGTTATTCTTTGTTCACATTTAGGAAAAGATGCTTCAAAATCATTAGCACCAGTAGCTACAAGATTAAGTGAAATGCTAGGAAAAGAAGTTGTTTTTGCTAGAGATGAAGAAGTTGTTGGCGAAAACGCTAAAAAAGCAGTTTCAGAAATGAAAGATGGAGACATCGTTTTATTAGAAAACACAAGATGCAGAAAAGAAGAAACTAAGAACATTCCAGAATTCTCTAAAGAATTAGCTTCATTAGCTGATGTATTTGTTAATGACGCATTTGGAACAGCTCATAGAGCTCACTGTTCAACTGTTGGTGTAACTGATTACTTAGATACAGCTGTATGTGGATACTTAATCCAAAAAGAATTAAAATTCTTAGGAAATGCAGTTGAAAGTCCAGTAAGACCATTCGTTGCTATCTTAGGTGGAGCTAAAGTTTCTGATAAAATCGCTGTTATAAACAATCTTTTAGATAAAGTTAACACAATTATTATCGGTGGAGGAATGGCTTATACATTCTTAAAAGCTCAAGGATATGAAATCGGAACTTCATTAGTTGAAGAAGATAGACTTGAATATGCTAAAGAAATGGTTGCTAAGGCTGCTGAAAAAGGAGTTAAATTCTTATTACCAGTAGATCACAGAGTTGCTGCAGAATTCAAAGATGTAGAAGCTACAATTACTGAAGATCAAAATATTCCAGTAGGAAACATGGGATTAGATATCGGACCAAAGACAGAAGCTTTATATGCTGATGCAATTAAAGATGCTAAGACTGTAATCTGGAATGGACCAATGGGTGTATTTGAATTCGAAAACTATAATAAAGGAACAATTGCAGTAGCTAAGGCTATGGCTGATGCAGATGCTACTACTATAATTGGTGGTGGAGATTCAGCTGCTGCTGTTAATATTTTAGGATTTGGAGATAAGATGACTCACATCTCAACAGGTGGTGGAGCATCATTAGAATTCTTAGAAGGTAAAGTATTACCAGGAATCGCTGCATTAAACGACTAATTTTAAATAGTTAGTTTGGAATAAATAATATTTTCAAAAGAAAATTATAAATTTAGTTAGATTATAAAGTGAAACTTGATTTAGGTAGTGATTACCCCCAAATGAATTTAACTTGAACTTACCTACAAGAGTATAGACATATCTCTTATAATTAAGTAATAGATTTTTGAAAATGCTGGATTGTTAGGTAAGGTATTTAAATAATTAGGGAATATATATTGAAGAGAAGTGATAAGCTATTTTTTAGGAAGCAAATTCGACGGGATTTGATGAATCTAAGGCCAAGGATTCATTCTTAAATATCTAGTTTGTAATTTTTGTAGATATATAATAAGCTTAAGGAAATCTGATCACTTTCCTTAAGCTTATATAGATTCATAATATAATTAGATAATTTATAAGTTTCATTAATAAAAAATTATGAGGTGAGTAGAATGAGAAAAGCAATTATCGCAGGAAACTGGAAAATGAATAAAACTATTGATGAAGCAGTTAAAATGGTAGAAGAATTAAAGCCATTAGTTAAAGATGCTACATGTGATGTAGTTGTATGTCCTACATTTGTATGCTTAGATGCAGTTAAAAAGGCTGTAGCTGGTTCAAATATAAAGGTTGCTGCACAAAACATGCATTTTGAAGAAAGTGGAGCTTTCACAGGAGAAGTTGCTCCAGGAATGCTTGAAGCTATGGGAATAGATTATGTTGTTTTAGGTCATAGTGAAAGAAGAGAATACTTCAATGAAACTGATGAAGCACTAAACAAAAAAGTTAAGAAAGCTTTCGAACATAATATTACTCCAATCCTTTGTTGTGGAGAATCTTTAGAACAAAGAGAAAACGGAACTACTAACCAAGTTATTGAAGCTCAAATAAAAGCTGATATAGCTGGATTAACTAATGAACAAGTAGAAAAACTTGTTATTGCTTACGAACCAATCTGGGCAATTGGAACAGGAAAAACTGCTACTGATGAACAAGCAAATGAAACAATCAAAGCTATAAGAGCTATGGTTGCTGAAATGTATGGAGCAGAATCAGCTGAAAAAACAAGAATTCAATACGGTGGATCAGTTAAACCAAATACAATAAAAGCACAAATGGAAATGTCTGATATAGACGGAGCATTAGTTGGTGGAGCTAGTTTAGTTCCAGCTGATTTCGCTGCAATAGTTAATTATTAGTATTAAATTTTTTAAGCTGTCTTAGAATGACGAAAATCGCACTAAGACAGCTTTTTTTAAGTAAATAATAATTTGATATTAAAGTAATTCATAAAACATTTATATTATAATAACATAAATTTACTTTAAATGTTTATAAAGTTGCATTAAGTGTAAAAAAATAATATAATTTAAGATATTAATAGTATGTAAAACATAATAAATGATAATATTTAATATTATATATTTCTAACAAATAAGTTTATTTAGTTAACTTACAGATATTAATTTAATAAAGAAATCTAAGAATTTTATAGTATATTTTGTGAAAATATTTGGAGGGATAGGAAATGTCAAAAAAACCTGTTATGTTAATGATATTAGATGGTTTTGGGATTGCACCAAAATCAGAAGGAAATGCTGTAACTTTAGCGAAAAAGCCAAATTTAGATAAACTATTCGAAAAATACCCAACTTCACAATTACAAGCTAGTGGGTTAGCTGTTGGATTACCAGAAGGTCAAATGGGTAATTCAGAAGTTGGTCACTTAAATATCGGATCTGGTAGAATAGTATACCAAGAATTAACAAGAATTACAAAAGCAATAGCAGATGGAGATTTTTTTGAGAACGAATCATTAAAATTAGCTATGACTAATGCTAAAAAGACAGGATCGTCTTTACATTTAATGGGCTTATTATCAGATGGTGGAGTTCATTCACATATAGAACATTTAAGAGGTCTTTTAGAATTTGCTAAGAAAGAAGAAGTTCAAAATGTTTATGTTCATGCATTCATGGATGGAAGAGATGTTCCACCTTCATCAGGACAAGAATTCATTGAAAAAACTGAAAAGATGATGGCTGAAGTAGGCGTAGGTAAGATCGCAACTGTAAGTGGTAGATACTATGCAATGGATAGAGATAATAGATGGGAAAGAGTTGAACTTGCATATAATGCTTTAGTTTTAGGAAAAGGTGAAACTGCAAGTAGTGCAACTGAAGCTATAGAAAAATCATATCATGATAATAAAACTGATGAATTTGTATTGCCAACAGTTGTAACTGAAAATGGTAATCCAACTGCAAATATTAAAAATGGAGATTCAGTTATATTCTTTAACTTTAGACCAGATAGAGCAAGAGAAATAACTAGAGCTATTAATGATAAAGAATTTGCAGGATTCAAGAGAGAAACTCTAGATCTTACTTTTGTAACAATGACTCAATATGATAAGACTCTAGAAAGAGTAAATGTTGCATATACTCCTCAAACTTTAAGTAATACTCTTGGAGAATATGTAAGTAATAAGGGCTTAAATCAATTAAGAATAGCAGAAACTGAGAAATATGCTCACGTTACTTTCTTCTTTAACGGTGGAGTAGAGAAAGAAAATCCAGGTGAAGACAGAAAAGTTATACCTTCACCAAAGGTTGCAACTTATGATTTAAAACCAGAAATGAGTGCATATGAAGTAACAGATGAATTACTAGATAGATTAGATAGCGATAAGTATGATATGGTAATTCTAAACTTTGCTAATCCAGATATGGTAGGTCACACAGGAGTTGTTGAGGCTGCAGTTAAAGCAATCGAAGCAGTTGACGAATGTGTAGGAAAGATTGCAGATAAAATTTTAGAAAAGAATGGATGCTTATTTATCACTGCGGATCATGGTAATGCTGAAACTATGATAGATTTTTCAACTGGAAATCCATATACAGCGCATACTACACATGAAGTACCATTTATTTGGGTTGCAAATGATACTGAAGGTAAGAAATTAAGCAACGGAAAACTTGCAGATATTGCTCCAACAATGTTAGTTCAATTAGGACTTGAAGTTCCTACAGAAATGACTGGAGAAAATCTAATAGTAAATAAATAATTTTAATTAATAAAAAAACTGCTTGGAATAATTTAAATTGTTTCAGGCAGTTTTTTTTGTTTTATAAAATATACATTTTAAAAATTTATTCATTAAAATTTGATTCATCATCAAAAAGAGCGAATTTGGTAATAGGTTAAGTTATAAACTTTATTAATTAAAACTTATATAGAATAAGTATAACTTTATTCAGATAAGTTAAGAAAGATAAGATTTTAAAGAAGGATTTAATCAGAATTGCATAAAATAAGCGTAAAATTAATATATTAGTAAAAAAGATTTAGGATTGATAATATGAAAAAGAATTTTGCATACTCTGCTGATTTTGATGAATATACAGAAAAATTATTTAGAGAAGCTAAGTATCTAGGTGAAGGACACAATGGTGTGGTTTATGAGTTACCAAATAAAAAAGCCATCAAAATATTTTTGAGAAAAAAGGTATGTAATGATGAAGGCAGTATTCTTGCCAAAACTAATGGATCGAAATACTTTCCCTATATGTATAAGCGAGGAAAATTCTATGTGATAAGGGATTTAGTTGATGGAATAAGGCTTGATAAGCATATAAAGGAAAATGGGTTAAGTGAAAGATTAGTTAGAAACATATATGAATTATTATTAGAGTTCAAGAGACTTAAATTTAAGAAATTAGATATCAGATGTAAAGATGTTTATGTCTCAGAGGATGAAAAACTTATGATAATAGATCCTAAAAAGGCGTATAGTAGAAAGGTTGATTATCCAAGGCATTTAATGAAGGGATTATGTAAAGTTGGTGTGTTGGATGAATTTTTTGAATGTATAAAAAAAATAGATGCAAAGAAAGCCGCATCATGGGAATTGAAATTTAGAAGATATTGCGGGGCAAAAAACCTATCGATATTAGATGATGATTAAATATGTAAAGATATAGGAGAAGATAACTCAAAATGAATATTAAATGTAATTAGTTATAAGTAAAATACTTATAAACGTTATGGCATTAGTATCATTTTGAGTAAATCTCTTATGAAATTTATATAAAATATTATATCGGCTAATATGCTAAGAATAATTGTATAAATTAAACAAATAAATTATGTTATATAAGCTTGACTTTTGATCTTGTTTAATCGTATAAGTCAGTTTTATATTTACATAAAAAATAATATGAATATTCCTAAATTATTTTACCAATAATATTATGGTAAATCAAATAAAAAGCTTTTTATTTAGTAAATTATGTATTATAATTATATTGATAAGAATTCTCAATACAATTATAAAAATGAGGAGGTAATATTAAATGAAAGATTATTTAGAAATTGTAGATGTAGTTGCAAGACAAATTTTAGACTCAAGATGTTTCCCAACAGTAGAGGTAGAAATATATTTAGAAGATGGAACAATTGGAAGAGCAGCAGTGCCATCAGGAGCTTCAACAGGAATGTATGAAGCAGTAGAATTAAGAGATGGTGATAAAGATAAATTTTTAGGAAAAGGTGTTTTAAACGCAATTAGAAATGTAAATGAAATTATTGCAGAAGAATTAATTGGATGCAATGTGTTTGAACAAACTTACATTGATAAAATGCTAATTGAATTAGATGGAACAAACAATAAGAGTAAGCTTGGTGCTAATGCTATATTAGGAGTTTCATTAGCTGTTGCAAATGCAGCTGCAAATTCATTAGATATGCCTTTATATAGATATATCGGTGGAGTTAATTCAAAAGTATTGCCAGTCCCTATGATGAACATATTAAATGGTGGATCACATGCTGATAACTCTGTAGATTTACAAGAATTTATGATCATGCCAGCAGGAGCACCTACATTTAGTGAAGCGTTAAGAATGTGTGCTGAAGTTTATCACACATTAAAGAAAATTTTAAATGATAAAGGTTATTCAACAGGTATTGGTGATGAAGGCGGATTTGCACCAAACTTAAAATCAAATCAAGAAGCTCTTGATGTAATAATTGAAGCAATAGGAAAAGCTGGATATAAGGCTGGAGAAGAAATCTTTATAGCAATTGATGCTGCTTCATCAGAATATTATAAAGATGGTAAATACGTATTAGAACATGAAGGAAGAACATTAACATCAGCAGAGATGGTTGATTTCTTTGAAGATTGGGTTAATAAATATCCAATTATCTCAATTGAAGATGGTATGGCAGAAGAAGATTGGGAAGGTTGGAAGCTTATAACTGAAAGATTAGGAAAGAAAGTTCAATTAGTTGGTGATGATTTATTTGTTACTAATACAGAAAGACTTGAAAAAGGTATTGATCTTGGTGTAGCTAATTCAATTCTTATTAAGCTAAATCAAATAGGTACATTAACAGAGACATTAAATGCTATAGAAATGGCAAATAGAGCTGGATATACAGCAGTTGTTTCTCATAGATCAGGAGAAACAGAAGATACAACTATAGCTGATTTAGTTGTATCTGTAAATGCAGGTCAAATAAAGACTGGAGCACCAGCTAGATCAGAAAGAGTTGCTAAGTATAATCAATTGTTAAGAATTGAAGAAGAGTTAAATGATGTTGCTGAGTACAGAGGCAGAAAAGCTTTCTTTAATATAAAATAAATTATTATTAAAGATAATTTTTAAGTAAGAAGTAATTTTGCTTAAGGATAAATCATAATAAAGTTTATTAGGAAAAGTTATAGGAATATAGTTCTTATAACTTTTTTCTAAATTCTAAATAATTCGATCTTGGTGTAATTTTTATTACATAAGTTGTAATAAGTAAATAAATGTGATATTATTAAATGTATGTTATTGATCATTATAGGAGGTGTTACCTATGCAAAATATATTATTAATTTTTGAAGGAATATTAGGCTTAGCTACTATTATAACTGTTTATATGCAACCTAGTAAAGCTGATGCGTTAAGTGGTTTAATACAAGGGAGCACAAAAGATACATTCTTTGCAAAAAATAAGTCGAGAACTAAAGAAGTAATTCTTGTGAGATTAACAGTTATTTTTATGGCATTGTTTGCAATTAATACAATTTTATTAAATTTAATAAAATAATAACTATAAGCTACTTTACTTAGGTAGCTTTTTTTATTTTAAAATTTTAGTATGTCCATATAATTATAGAAACTTGTTATCATCATAAAATAATAAATTTAGTCAAATGGTTAATAAAGTGTTATATAAAACGCATTGACTAATTGCAACTATATGGAATATAATTAAATAAAAATAAATCATAGTAATTTAATAGGAATAATATGAATAAATATTAATATAATTATAAAAGATTAACGCTATGAAGGGAAAAAGTAAGTTAGTGGAAGTTTTTAGAGAGGAATTCTCAAAAGGCTGTGAGGAATTCTAAATTGAACCTAGTTGAATGCATCCTGGAGCACTAAGTTGAAACTAAAAGTATGCTTAGCAGGTGTGCCTGATATAGCACATAAAGATGTTGTTAAATAAAAATGCCTTTAAGCATTAAGAATAACAATCAGAGTGGAACCGCGGAAATTTTCTGCCTCTGTTTTTTTTGCAGAGGTAGTTTATTTTTTTAGGAGAAATTTATATGACAAATTTCTAGGGGAAATATATGATTTGTAAATAATTATATATAGATAATTTGTATATATCAAATTGTGGAGGGGATTATATGGATATTAATAGTAAAGAAATTGTGGAAAATAAAAAACTAGAGGAAATATTAAAGATGGTTGAAAAAATAAGATTTGGATCAATAACGTTAATAATACAGGATGGAGTAGTAATACAGGTGGACAAGAACGAAAAAATAAGAATGAGGTAGTATTTTAGAGTTAGCATCTAGAGGAGTATGATTATATATTACGAGGGTAAAGATTAATGAGAGCTTTAAGCATAATTAAGTCAAAAAGATGTTGACAAATTTGAGTTTAAGGAATATATTATATAAAAATATAGCAATCTTATATGAATAAGAGTATATGGAAAAGGATAATATTCAAAGAATCTGACTGGAAAACCAGAGGATGTACTTCTAGAGATAGAAGTATGTCCTCTTTTATTTTGCATTTAAGGCACAATCAAAAATAATAGTCAGTACGATTGCTTAAAGATTTTACTTAAACAACGATTTAAAGGAGGAGTATCAAGATTATGGGAACAATCAATTTAAAAGAATCTTCTATGACAATAAAAGGAGCATCAATATTAAATATAATTCCATTAATACCACAAAACGAGCTTTCTCATCTTGAAGCACCATCATGTATAATGCTTGACAAATTTAGAGGAGAAGCAGGTGGATATTTTGATGTATTTAGACACTGCAAACATTTTATAGCTGATGCATATGTAATTCCAGGTAAAAATCATGATATGCATGGTCAGTTATATGACAAAGAAGTTTTTGGAACATTCTCTCATGGATAGGAAATTAGTTAATTAATATAAATAGAAACAAGTATTAAAAAATTATTAAGGATTCATAATGATAATCGTGAAGGGAAATAAAATATAAATATTTTATTTATCATAAAACATAGTAAACAAATAAGAATTATATTAATAATATATAGTAATTTATATTTAGAAATAGCAGAAACCTTTATATATAAGAAATAAAGAATAGTGTAGAAAACTTTGCACTAGCGAAACATTAAGGAGGAGAGAAAAATGAAAATAGAGTCATTATTAGTTCATGGTGCAATTGATGGGGATGAGACAACAGGATCGGTGAATGTCCCAATCTATCAAACTTCCACATATAAGCAAGAACAGTTAGGTAAAAATAAAGGATATGAATATTCAAGGACTGGAAATCCCACGAGAGAAGCACTAGAGAAAACTATTGCTTTATTGGAAAGTGGAAGCGGGGGGCTTGCATTTAGCAGCGGGATGGCTGCTATTACGGCGGTGTTATCTTTATTTCACAGCGGTGACAAAGTGATAATTCCAAGTAATCTTTATGGAGGAACCTTCAGAGTAATTGATAAAGTATTTAAGAATTTTAATCTTCAATATGAAATAGTTGATTTTTCTAGATTAAATGATGTAAAAAGAATTCTAGAAAATGGAAAGGACAACACAAGTATAAAGGCTGTTTTTATTGAAACTCCAACAAATCCGCTAATGGATATAACTGATATAGAAGAGGTTAGCAAGCTTGCAAAGGAATACGGAGCACTTACTGTTGTAGACAATACATTTATGTCACCATATTTGCAAAGACCTTTAGAATTTGGAGCGGATATTGTTGTTCATAGTGCCACTAAATATTTAGGAGGCCATAGTAATGTGGTAGCTGGGTTAATAGCTGTGAATAGTGAAGAACTGTGGGATAAGTTGCATTTTATACAGAATTCAACTGGAGGAGTACTCGGTGCATTTGATTCATTTATATTGCTTCAAGGTATAAAAACATTAGGTGTTAGATTAGATAGACACAATGAAAATGCAGAGAAAATAGCACAATTTTTATCGCAAAGTGAATATATAACTAAAATATATTATCCCGGACTAAAAGATTCTAAGGGGTATGAAATTCACAAAAAACAAGCATCTGGCTTTGGGGGAGTATTGTCTTTTGTTATAAATGAAAAGATAGATTATAAAAAATTTCTAAGTTCTTTAAAACTTATAACTTTAGGAGAAAGCCTAGGTGGAGTGGAATCTTTAATATGTCACCCAGCCAGCATGACACATGCAGCAATTCCGTATACAATAAGGCAGGAGGTCGGAATTGTCGATAATCTAGTTAGGTTGTCAGTAGGCATAGAAAATATTGATGATTTGATTGATGATTTAAATAATGCATTTAAGGAGAGTTTAATATGAATTATGTAAGTGATGTAAAAGAACTTATTGGAAATACTCCGCTGATAAAACTCACACATATAAATGTTAAAAAAAATATTAATATATTTGCTAAACTTGAGTGTTTTAATCCTGGTGGCAGTGTAAAAGATAGAATTGGAGTATCAATGATTGAGGGGGCTGAGAGAAATGGAAGTTTAAAGAGGGGATATACCATAGTTGATGCAACGGCGGGGAATACTGGTCTTGGTATAGCTCTAGCGGCAATAAATAAAGGCTATAATATAATATTTGTAGTACCAACTAAATTTTCAATAGAAAAGCAAAAGCTAATGAAAGCTTTGGGGGCTAAAATCATTAATACTCCAGATGAAGAAGGGATGCTTGGAGCTATAAATAAAGCTAGCGAGTTGTTAAAAGAGATTCCTGATAGCACTAGTCTAGGTCAATTTGAAAATGAAGATAATCCTTTGGCTCATTATAAAACAACAGGGCCTGAAATATATAAAGCTTTAGACGGTAATATAAATTATTTCGTGGCAGGTGCTGGAAGTGGGGGCACATTTACTGGTATCATAAAATATCTAAAGGAAAAGAATAAGAACATTAAAGGAGTGCTTGCAGATCCAGAAGGATCAACAATGGTCGGTGGAGAGCATAAGAGTTACAAAATAGAAGGCATCGGAAATGATTTTGTTCCCAAAACAATGGACATATCTTTAGTTGATAAAGTTATAAAAGTTAGCGATGATGAGGCTTTTAAGAATGTGAAGTTATTGGCTAAAAAGGAAGGTTTAATAGTTGGATCATCATCTGGAGCAATACTTTCAGCAGCATTAAAGCTTACTGGTGAGATTGATAGTGGAAATATAGTTGTTGTTTTCCCTGATAGGGGAGATAGGTATCTAAGTACAACATTGTTTGATGACTAGTTGATATAAATAAATTAGAAAGTTAAGAATATAAAATATATAAAGACAAAATTTTGATTTCAAATTTTTTATAGTATAGGATTTTATTATGATACCTTTATTAACGAAGTTGACTAGAAAACTAGAGACTGAGTTTCTTGATTATGCATTATTTATTACATGAGAAACTCAGTTTTATTGCTTGTTAAATAAATTTTTGGCAGGCATAAAATATATGGAGTATAATATTGTAATAATATTTTTTGAAACATATAGATCCTTAAAATTAAAATATTTTAGTCATTTACAGATATCCTTTTGATAAAAGAGGATATCTATTTTTGTTAAATAATTCTTAAATGTATATATTTTAATTGATTTTTTTAATTGATAACTTTATTTGAGTATTTGTAGTAACAGAATTTTAAATAAAATTTATCATTGCATCATATATAAATAGCTCAAATACTACTATTTTTTTATTAACTAAACTATAGTATATAAATAAATTAGAATATATATGTCAATACTAATATTAAAATAAGATAAAATCTATATTGTACAAGGTTATTGTGGTAGTATATAGGTATATAGGAATAAAATATAGTAATAGTATAATGGAGGAAGAAATTATGGGAATAAAACAAACATTAGCAAGTTTTATGAAAGAACCTGCATATAGGCCAATGGACATTGAAGAGTTAATTGCTGTATTTGATATAAAGAAAAATGAATATAATGCGTTTAAAAAGACTTTAAGAACTATGGAAGATGAAGGATTTATTATAAGAACTAAAAAAGACAAGTATATGATAGCTAACGCGAATCATGAAGAAGAAGGTCTTATTATAGGATCGCTTCAATCACATTCAAAAGGTTTTGGATTTTTAATTCCAGAAGAAGAGGGACAAAAAGACGTATTTATACCAAGCAATTGTATAAATGGAGCTATGAATGGTGATAAAATATCTGTTAGAGTAACAAGAGAAGATACAAAGACCAAGAAAAGAGAAGGAGAAGTAGTCGAAATTATTGAAAGAAACACTACTAGAATAGTAGGTGTATATGAAGATTCTAAGAATTTTGGTTTTGTAGTTTCTGAGGATCCAAGAATATCTAAAGATGTATTCATCTCAAAGAAGGATAGGAATGGTGCCAAGGATGGAGATGTTGTTACAGTTAAGATAACAAAATGGCCTGAGGAAAATAGAAAGGCTGAAGGAGTTGTAACAGAGGTTTTAGGAAGAAAAGGTGACAGAGGAATAGATATTCTAATGATAATTAAAAAACTTGGACTTCCAGAAGAATTTAGTGAAAAAGTTCAAAAATATGCGGAAGGTATTTCTGAGGAAATTGATGAAGAAGAATATAAAGGCAGAAGAGATTTAAGAGATTTGAGAATGGTCACAATAGATGGTGAAGATGCTAAGGACTTAGATGATGCTGTA from the Clostridium beijerinckii genome contains:
- a CDS encoding PLP-dependent cysteine synthase family protein, encoding MNYVSDVKELIGNTPLIKLTHINVKKNINIFAKLECFNPGGSVKDRIGVSMIEGAERNGSLKRGYTIVDATAGNTGLGIALAAINKGYNIIFVVPTKFSIEKQKLMKALGAKIINTPDEEGMLGAINKASELLKEIPDSTSLGQFENEDNPLAHYKTTGPEIYKALDGNINYFVAGAGSGGTFTGIIKYLKEKNKNIKGVLADPEGSTMVGGEHKSYKIEGIGNDFVPKTMDISLVDKVIKVSDDEAFKNVKLLAKKEGLIVGSSSGAILSAALKLTGEIDSGNIVVVFPDRGDRYLSTTLFDD
- a CDS encoding trans-sulfuration enzyme family protein is translated as MKIESLLVHGAIDGDETTGSVNVPIYQTSTYKQEQLGKNKGYEYSRTGNPTREALEKTIALLESGSGGLAFSSGMAAITAVLSLFHSGDKVIIPSNLYGGTFRVIDKVFKNFNLQYEIVDFSRLNDVKRILENGKDNTSIKAVFIETPTNPLMDITDIEEVSKLAKEYGALTVVDNTFMSPYLQRPLEFGADIVVHSATKYLGGHSNVVAGLIAVNSEELWDKLHFIQNSTGGVLGAFDSFILLQGIKTLGVRLDRHNENAEKIAQFLSQSEYITKIYYPGLKDSKGYEIHKKQASGFGGVLSFVINEKIDYKKFLSSLKLITLGESLGGVESLICHPASMTHAAIPYTIRQEVGIVDNLVRLSVGIENIDDLIDDLNNAFKESLI